The genomic DNA CATCAGGATGCCGGGGCCAAAGCCATTCATCTGGCACCGGACACCTCTTCGACCATCGTGTCAAAATCCATTAGCAGCAATGGCGGCCGGGCCAGCTACCGGGGATTGGTGAAGGTAAGCCAACATGCGGAAAATGTAAAATCAAATGTTCGCTGCGACGCTCTTATTCTGGACGAGCGGTCGCGCTCCGACACCTATCCCTACATGGACATCAACAACCCCACGGCGGTGATCGGGCATGAGGCCACGGTAAGCAAAATCGGGGAAGAGCAGTTGTTTTACCTGCAAAGCCGGGGCCTGGAAGAAACCGAGGCCATGGCTCTCATTGTTCGGGGCTTTGTGGAACCGATTGTGAAGGAACTGCCCATGGAATATGCCGTGGAATTAAATCGCCTGATTGAGATTCAAATGGAGGGTTCCGTAGGCTAAACAGACGGACATGAAAAAAGCGAGAAAGAGACACCAAACTATGGAAACACAGTTGAAAGACGAAAAAATAGACAAGCAGGCTGTTCTTCGATTGTCTGAACAGCTGGCTGAACCCGGCTGGCTTCGGGAATACCGCCTGCGGGCATTGGAACGGTTTATGAGAGAGCCCTGGCCAACCGGTAAAGAGGAAGAGTGGCGAAAAACAAAAATCCGCCATTTTCAGGGAGAAAATTTTACGGTTCCGGCAGATCCGTTTAGCTACCCGGGGAAGGGTAGTGGTGCAAAACTTCCACCCGGTCTAAACGGGCTGCTGGGTGAGGCGTCCCTGCACGCGGGGTTGCTTGTGCAAATGGGACAAAAGCCGCCTTTTAAACGTCTTTCTGAGGAAGCCAGGGCTCAAAACGTGCTCGTAAGCGATTTGCCAAGGGCCGTGCGGGAATACCCGGATTGGGTAAAACCCTTTTTGGATAACCGGGAGACAAATGCAGCGGGGGGTAAATTGGAGGTTTTACACGAAGCCTTCTGGAATGCCGGTGCCCTGGTTCGGGTTCCCTCAAATACGGCTCTTGAAAAACCAATTGTTTTAGTGACGCATTTTTCCGGGATGGAAGAAAGTGTTTTTCCTCAAACGCTCATCGCAGCCGAACCCAACAGCCGGGTTCACATTCTGGAAGTCGTTACGTCCGAGTTGCCGGCATCCCGGTTGTCCGTTAATCGAAGGGTAAAAATTTTGGCGGCCGAAGGCGCCCGGATTGACTATTCCTTGCTTCTTTTGAATTCCGGCAACGAGACGGCTTATTCTTCTCTCACGGCTGTCGGGCATCGCAGCAGCTCCCTTCACGTCCGGCTGTTTCAAATGGGGGGCCGCCTTTCTAAAACACATATTCAAACCGATCTGATTGGCGAAGGCGCCTCGGCGAATATTCGGGGTCTCTATTTTGCGGATNNNNNNCAGCACATGGATTTCAACACCATCCAAAACCACTTTGAACGTTTCACGGAAAGCAATTTGCTTTTTAAGGGTGCCGCGGGCGGACAGGCGCGTTCGGCCTATCGCGGGGTCATTCACATTGTCCCGCAAGCACAAGAGACGAATGCGTATCAGAAGAACGCCAACCTTTTGCTTAGCCGGGAGGCCCATGTGGATTCGAATCCCGTACTTGAAATCGAAGCAAATGAGGTGCGGTGTTCTCACGGCGCCTCCACCGGCCCTGTTGATCGGGAGGAGCTGTTCTATCTTCAATCGCGGGGGCTTTCCCCAAAACTGGCCCAACGGCTGATTGTGGAGGGGTATTTCAATGAAATCATTTCTCTCTTGCCTTTGGAATCGCTTCAGGATGCCGTTCGTCAGGCCATTGATCAAAAAATAGAGTTGTCGGATTTCAATTGAAGGGTTGAAGAAGAGAGCTGGTGAAAAAAAAGATTCATTGCAAATTAAAAACCAGGGATATCGCCAAATTTGTTTTTTTGTTTCAAAAAACAAGTTGTGAAAATTTGTAGAATTCGTGGGCAAAGGCTTTGTGGAGCGAGCCTGTTAATTTTTGAGAAAGGACATATTGATGAGTGAAATTATAAATAATCGGCAGCAGCGTGTGGATATCATGAAAGCCCTTATTCGCCAGTTACACGACGGCGTGGCGGAGGAGCGCGTTCAGAATCAATTGGAAAAAATGCTTGTGGAGGCAGATTACTCCGATGTTTTTTTGATGGAAATGCAGCTCATTCAGGAGGGAGTTCCTCAGGAAAGCATTCAGAGGTTATGCGACACCCATACGCGCGTTCTGAAGAAGCAATTGGATTTACAGGAAACGCCCGAAACCACGCCGGGTCACCCTGTTCACACCTTCGTTCAGGAAAATAAGGCCATTGCTTTTACAACGCAAAAAATTCGTCGACTCTTTGATCAGATAGACGGATTACCTCCACAGGAGGATGCCATGCCTCAGATGCTGGAAATCCATGCGCGGCTTAACGATTTAATGGATATTGACAAGCATTATCGCAGGAAGGAGAACCTGCTGTTTCCCTATTTTGAGAAGAAAAACATGCCGGGTCCGCCTGCTGTTATGTGGGGCAAACATGACGATGTTCGACGGCAGCTCAAATCTGTACTGAGTGCGCTTCAGGGTATTTCAGAAATTGAGGCTTCGGAAGCACGCGCCTTCAACCGGCTGGCTGTGGAAACGGTGCTTGATGCCATTGACGATATGATTTATAAGGAAGAGAAGGTCCTGTTTCCGACGGCAATGGATTTACTCGATGAACAGGAATGGTATGAAATTTACAACCAGAGTGATGAAATCGGATACTGTTTATTTGATCCCCAATTTAAATGGGTGCCGGAGGGTTCTGTGGTTGAATCGGTCAACGAAGGAAACTTCGAAACCGGGCGGATTCACATGCCCACAGGGTACGTTTCTCTCACCGAATTGATGGCCATTTTCAAAACGATGCCCTTCGATTTAACGTTTGTGGACAAAGACGATATTGTTCGGTATTTTTCACCCGGACAAAATCGTATTTTTGACCGTTCCCGTGCCATTCTGGGAAGAAAGGTTCAGTATTGCCATCCGCCTAAAAGCATGCACATTGTAAACCAAATCCTGAATGATTTTAAATCGAATAAGCAGAATGAGGCACGATTCTGGATCAGGCTGGGCCCCAGGCTGGTTTACATCGTTTATTACGCCCTGCGCGACGATCAAAACAACTATCTGGGAACCCTGGAAGTTACACAAGATGTGACGGAAATCAATCAATTGGAAGGCGAACGTCGCCTTTTGGAATATGACGAAAAATAAGGACACGATTCATGGAAATCAGAAATACAACCACGCTGGATGAACTGATCAGCCACTCGCCGGAATTGGAAGGGTTTTTAGAAACCTTTGTTCCGGGTTATACCGACGTAAAACAGATTCCCTTAAAAGCCAGCGTTCGAAAAATTCTTACGGTGGAACGAATGGCGCTTATGAAACAGACGGATGTCGCCGCTTTTGTAAGACTGCTGCAGGAAAAAACGGGAGACTTACCGGCGGATGAACCGGAAAAATCTATTGAATTTGAGGCATCGGACCCGGAATGGATTAAGGGCGTACCGCTCAAAGTGATCGATGGCGTTGAAATGCTGAATCGTGGCGAACATCCGGTGGGTTCAATTGGTCAAATGATGCAAAACGCCCCAAAAGGAGAATTTGTTCTACTCACGACGAATTTTTCTCCCCAGCCTTTGATTGATGCCATGCAGCAACAGGGATATGAGGTTTACTCCAGAGAGGATTTACTCAGGAAAGGTCTCTTCCTGACCTTTATTTTAAAGGGCTAAAAGGCCCGAAGCCGGTATCTGAAAATTTGGAAAATTTTTATTGCTTTTCAACGATTTATTCTTTATACTATCTAAAAAAATGGAGTTTGCAATGGCCGTAGATGTACAATTCAAGAGCATGGGCAGTGAATGGTCAGCTCCGAACGATAGTTTAGAGTGTCGCAAGGATTTTCCGATCCTGTCTCAAAAAATCAATAATCATCCTCTCGTTTTTTTGGATAATGCGGCATCCACCCAAAAGCCCCTTTCAGTGATCAGAAAAATGCAGAAAACGTATGAGGATGGCTATGCCAATGTTCATCGGGGGGCCTATCAGTTGAGTGCGCAGATTACGGACGAATACGAACGATCCCGGCAGAAAATTGCGGATTTCATTCATGCTCCGGGCATGCAAAATGTGATTTTTACAAAGAACGGATCGGAATCGATCAATCTGGTGGCCTATTCCTGGGGCAGGCACTTCTTAAAATCCGGGGATGAAATTATTATCACCGAAATGGAACACCACAGCAATCTCATTCCCTGGCAGATTTTGGCTCAGGAAAAAGATGTGGTGCTGCGGGTGATTCCTGTTTTGGATGATGGGACGCTCGATCTGGAGACCTACGAAAGTCTGCTTTCTGATAAGACGAAGCTGGTGGCGGTTACCCACGTGTCCAATGTTCTGGGAACTGTTAATCCTGTCGCAAAAATTGTACAGATGGCTCACGATGCGGGTGCCCGGGTTCTGGTGGACGGTGCACAAAGCACACCCCATTTTCCGGTAGATGTTCAGGCGCTGGATTGCGATTTTTTCACCTTTTCCGGACATAAAATGCTGGGCCCAACCGGCATTGGTGTTCTTTACGGAAAAGAGGATATTCTGGACGAAATGCCTCCTTTCTTGGGCGGCGGTGATATGATTGCCGATGTCTGGATCGATCATGCGACGTATAGTGATTTGCCTTTCAAATTCGAAGCCGGTACCCCCCCGTTTGTGGAAGCCATCGGACTGGGTGCGGCGATCGATTACCTCAATGCCATCGGGATGGATCGGGTCTGGCAGCATGAACAAGAAATAACCCAATACGCCCTTTCGAAGTTGAAAAATCTTCCCCGTATTCGGCTGTTCGGTCCCGACACGAACCGTGCCGGCGTTGTTTCGTTTTGCCTGGATGACATCCATCCGCACGATGTGGCCACTGTTCTGGATCAATATGGAGTGGCTATCCGCACGGGACACCACTGTGCACAACCGCTCATGCGGCGATTTGGGATTCCCGGAACCGCCCGTGCCAGTTTTTATATCTACAATACCTTGCTGGAGGTGGACCAGCTCATTCATGCATTGCACAAAACACGGGAGTTTTTTGGATAATGGCACTGGAAGAATTGTACCAGGAAATCATTTTAGATCATTACAAGCATCCACGGAATAAGGGGAAAATCGAAAACCCCGACATTCAGGAACATGCCAAGAATCCCCTTTGCGGCGATGAAATCAACATCTCGGCAAAGGTGGAAAATGGGGTGATTACAGAGGTGAAATTTTGGGGACAGGGCTGCTCCATCAGCCAATCATCAGCCTCGTTGCTCACGGAGGCCCTTAAGGGAAAGAGCCTGGAAGAAGCAAAGCACCTGATCTGGATCTTTCAGGAAATGCTCTCCGGGCACGACCTGCCCGAAGCGGAAAATATCGACTGGGGGGAACTGGAAGCCCTGCGCGGCGTTACCAAGTTTCCGGCCCGGCTGAAATGTGCGACCCTCGCCTGGAATACGGTCCAAAAGGGAATTGAGATTTTCGAGAAAAAGCCCTGAGAAAAGGCCTGGATTCAAATGACCGGGCTCAAATCGGGCGGGCGCCCGGATTGATGAAAATATCTCACCCGGTTCCTGAAAAATACCACGCACAAGCCATCAAACCGAACCATTTTTTCACAATTACCCCCACGTTTTTTGCCCTTTAACATCCTGTACTATTTGACCCGCCATTTTCTTCCGAAAAAAGTTATATTTTTGCAATAATTCAAATTTTCTCTTGACTCTTATTTTTAAAGCAATAAATTATAGGTGCTCAAAAATAAAGAGCAAAAATCGTTATGTGCAGTGAATTTTTAAAGGTTAAGGAGGTTGTTTTATGGCCAAAGAAAAGCTGAATCCCTTCAAGATTGCGCAGCAGCAATTGGATGAGGCCGCCGAGAGGTTGGGTCTGGATGAAGCAACCCGTGAATTGTTGCGTTGGCCAAGTCGGGAAATCTGGGTGACGATTCCCGTCAAAATGGACGATGGCTCGGTAAAGGTGTTTCATGGATTTCGAGTCATGTACAGCAATGCCAGAGGTCCGGCCAAGGGTGGTATCCGTTGGCATCCTGAAGAAACGATTGATACGGTTCGCGCCCTGGCTGCCTGGATGACCTGGAAAACATCCGTGGTAGATATTCCACTGGGTGGTGGCAAAGGCGGTATTGTTTGTAATCCGAAAGAAATGTCTGACGGCGAAAAAGAACGTCTGGCTCGTGGTTACATTCGTAAAATCGGGCATTTTCTGGCGGTAAACAAAGATGTTCCTGCACCAGATGTGTACACCACCCCGCAAATCATGGCCTGGATGGTGGATGAATACGAAACCATGATGGGCTACAATCACCCGGGAATGATCACAGGTAAACCCCTGGAACTGGGCGGCTCTCAGGGCCGTGGCGATGCGACAGCCCGTGGTGGGGTGTACACCGTTCGCGAAGCCGCCAATGCGCTGGGCATAGATGCATCCAAAACAACATACGCCATTCAAGGATTTGGAAATGCCGGTCAATTTGCCGCACTTCTCCACAAAGAGATCCTGAAAGGTGGAAAATTGGTTGCCGTCAGTGATTCGAGCGGCGGGGTTTACAATGCCGATGGATTTGATCCCAAAGCATTGGTTGACCATAAATTGAAAACCGGCAAGGTAACGGGATTCCCCGGTGCCAAATCCATTACAAATGAAGAACTGCTGGAATTGGATGTGGATGTACTCTATCCGGCAGCTCTGGAAGAAGTGATCACCGAGGACAATGCCAATAATATCAAAGCAAAAATTATTTGTGAATTGGCAAACGGACCGACTACACCGGCTGCCGATGAAATCCTGTTCAAAAACGGCGTGTTTGTCATTCCCGATTTTCTGGCGAATGCCGGCGGTGTGACGGTTTCCTATTTTGAACAGGTTCAAAATACCTACAACTATTACTGGGAATTAGAAGATGTGCATCAGCAATTGGATCGCAAAATGACCAAGGCGTTCCATGCGGTGTACGATGTGCACAAACAGGAAAATGTTCACATGCGGTTAGCGGCCTATCTGGTGTCCGTGAAGCGTGTGGCAGAAGCCTGCAAGTTGCGCGGCTGGGTGTAATTCTAAAATCCCCGGTATTAAATTCTTTGGAAGGGCCGAACTCGTTTGAGTTCGGCCTTTTTGTTTGAATACGAATGTCCCCGGCATTTTCAGTGTGCCGGGGACTTCTGCTTCCAACCCGGTAAATGGAAATCTTTCCTTGAATCTTTCCGCAAACTTTCTTACATTTTTTCAATCACAAAAATAGGAGAACCCAAATGGAACCCAAATACACCGAACAAATTATTGAACGATTCAAAAAATACGTGTCGTTTGACACCCAATCTTCCGAGGAATCGGAATCGTTTCCGAGTACCATGAAACAAAAGAAGCTGGGGAAAGTTCTTGCCCAGGAATTAAAGACGATGGGACTGCAGGATGTGGAAATGGATGAATGGGGGTACGTGACGGCCACCCTGCCGGCCAACACCGACAAAAATGTGCCGGTGGTCGGTCTCATTTCTCACATGGACACCTCCCCTGAGGTTTCCGGCGCCAATGTTAAGCCCATTATTCATAAGAATTATCAGGGCGGCGACATCCAATTGCCCGGCGATCCGACACAGATTATCCGATTCGAAAATACACCGGCGCTCAAAGATCAAATCGGCAACGACATTATTACCGCAGACGGGACCACCCTTTTGGGGGCGGATGACAAAGCCGGGATCACGGAAATCTTCACGGCGGTGCAGTATCTTCTGGATCATCCGGAAATCAAACACGGCAAAATCCGAATTGCCATTACCCCGGATGAAGAAGTCGGGCGCGGAACGGAACATTTTGATGTGAAGAAATTCGGAGCCGACTATGCCTACACCCTCGATGGCGAAACGGTCGGCGAGATCGAAAATGAAACCTTTTGTGCGGACTCCGTAGTGATTACCATTCACGGAATCAACATGCATCCCGGTTACGCCAAGGGAAAGTTAGTGAATGCGATTAAGGTGGGCGCAGAAATGATTGCCCGGCTTCCCAAAGATGAATTATCCCCGGAAACTACCGAGGGGCGGGAGGGCTACGTTCACCCGCACGCCATCCAGGGCGGTGTGGAGACCACCACGCTCAAGTTTTTGATTCGCGATTTTACGGTGGAAGGGCTTCACGAAAAAGAGGAATTTCTGAAAGGAATTGCAGATTCCGTCATAAAGAAATTCCCCGGTGCCACAATGGATTTTGAGGTTCAGGAATCCTACCGAAACATGCGCTATAAATTGGATGAAGATCCAAAGGTCGTCGAATTTGCTCTGGAAGCCGTGAAGCGAACCGGATTGGAACCCCATTTAAGCATTATCCGCGGCGGAACCGACGGGTCGCGGTTGTCTTACGAGGGGCTGCTCACACCCAATATTTTTACAGGCGGACACAATTTCCACTCAAAGTTGGAATGGGTATCGATTCAGGATATGGAAAAAACGGTGGAAACCATCATCAATTTGGTTCAGGTTTGGGAAGAAAAAAGCTGAGAAAGGTGAACCGGAGTTTTGTAGCCGCAGGCATTATGCCTGCGGATTTTTTTAGGAGGGCGCATCCGTAAAGGAGGCGGCCACAGGTTGATGTCTGGAGTAAGTTCGGGTAGAGGAGTTTGAAAGGGATTCGGGTCAAGTACCGATTTACCGCCCCTCTATTTTCTTGCCTTTACCAGAAGAAAAATTCCCACGGTACCGAAAAATAAATCGCTGAACCAGGCCGCCCAAAACGGGGAAAGGGTTCCGTCGTGTCCAAGCGACTGCGTAATCTTGATCATCCCGAAAAAAATGAAAACGATGATCAGACTCAGGCCAAACCCCAATGCCGGGCCGCTGCGCCGCGAGGTGGCTGCCAGGGGAATGCCAAATAGAACGATAATCAAATTCGTCAACGGGAATGCCAGTTTAAACTGAAGATCCACCAGCCATTTGGTGGGGTCTACTCCTGCCTCGCGCATTTTTTCAATAAATGTGCGTAATTCGAAAAAATTCATTTCTTCCGGTTTTTTCTGCGTTTTGTCCAGATCCTTCGGCAAGAAGCTGAATTTCAAATCATCCTTAACCCGAAAATGGGAGAGGGTTTCCTTGTCACCTGAAAAAATGCGAAAATAGCCGTTTTGCAGTTCCCAGTGGTTGTTTTTCCAGACCATTTTTTCCGCATCAATGCGGGAGATTAATGTTCCTGACCGGAACGTCTGAATGCTCACATTGTAGGCGGTCTTCTTTTCACCATCATACAGACGAATGGTGACGCGCTGGTGCTGACCTTCCAGAATGGCAATATTACTTCTCCGGTAGTAGATTTGGGGCGGGATTTTATCCAGATAAAGCCGTTGAATCTTAAACTTGGCCCGATTGGCCTCGGGTACGATGGATTCATTGAAAATCAGTGCCCCCAGACTGACCAGGAATCCGATAACAATTAACGGAAGGGCCACGCGGTACAGGCTGATCCCTGTGGATTTCATGGCGGTTATTTCGTTGTATCGGGAAAATTGGCCGATCGACAAAAGGCTTGCCAGCAGCATGGCCACCGGGAGAACCAGCGTAAAAATATTCGGTAAATAGTAGATGTAATATTCGATCACCAGCAGGTAAGGCACCCGTTTATCGATAAACCGATCCAGATTTTCGATCAGATCGACAATCAAAAAGATGGCAATAAATGCGATTAACGTAAACAGCAGTACGTTTAGAAATTGTTTTGAAATGTATCGATCCAGAATTTTCATGGGTTGTGTTGTTTTTTGTCGGATTCAATTGTTGTTAGTTTGGGATTCATTTCCTCAAAAACTTTGGAATAAACCGGGTGAGCTCCAGCGGGTGAAATTCCCGTACGCTGGAAACGGTCAGGTAAATTCCGGCTGCTCCCACAAAAATATTGGCAGCCCACATCGCCCAGAAGGGTGTAATATATTGCCGATCGGCAAGTTCTTCTCCCCCGATCAGGAAAATCCAGTAAATCAAAAAGAAAACCACACTGATGCCCCCGCTGATCCCCAGATTCCCCTTCCGCGTCATCACGCCCAGAGGGGCGCCAATGAGCACAAATACAATACACGCGGCCGGAATCGAATATTTTTTGTGAACCTCCACCATGAGTGAATTGATAGATCGGTCGTAACTCTTGAGAATGCGCTGTTCCATCTGGAGCTGGGAAATCAAATTTGCGGTCTCTCTTGTCACGATTTCAGAATCCCGTTTGGCCGGACGAAAGGCAATCGCTCCGCCTGAAGGAAGAGCGTTTGAGATACTGGCACTTTGGGCCAGCAGATGTGTGCGAAAAACCTGCCGAAAGGGTTTTTCTCCCATCCGATACAGATTTTCGCGCTCCCGGACAACGGCCTTTCGGAGATTTCTGACATCCTGAAGCAGCATTTCAACGCTTTTTTCCCGGTCGCCCCGGTACTGGGAATTGCTTCGTTGGAGGGTGAGTCCGGGCACATCAATGGCTACCCGGTATTTGTGAAACCTCACGCGCTGGTACTCAGAGAGTTTTCCAATAGCAATCTCGTGAATTTCTCCGTCGTAAAGATTGAGAATCAGCCGCTCCGACTGGTAATCGAAATGGACGCTTCCCCATTTGGCCAGGATGGTTTTCAAGCTGTTACGATCGCTGCGGTCGTCCAGAACCACATCGTAAATTTTGGAGGAATCCCCGGCGTTTTTAACATCGTGTACCAGCAGGGTAATCTTGGGAATTTCTCTGAAAACAACATTGGGCTCCAGTTTAAGGGTGGGGCGTTTGCGCAAAATATCGGTTGTGAGCAGCCGGGCCCGGTGGTTAAAATTGGGAAGCACCCGGTCGTTGAAAAGAACCAGCAAAATACCCACGCCCGTAAAAAAGAGAAGAACGGGGGTCAGTACCCGATAAAAACTGATGCCGCTGGATTTGAGCGCTGTGATCTCGTTGTCCGCAGAGAGACGCCCGAAAGCCATAAGCGTGGCAATCAAAACGGCCATCGGGACGGCCAGGGCAACGATCCAGGCAATATTCAGAAAAAGAAATTCGAGGACGATTTTCAATTTGAGTCCGCGGCTCAAAATGTGTCCCAATTCCCGAAAAATAATATTCATCAGGAAAAGCAGGATGATAAGCATCAAGGAAAAAATGAACGGACCGATATGTTCCTTGAGAACGTATTTAGAGACGATTTTCATAAATTCTAAAAGTCGGGGAACTTTACAAGTTGTTTGGAATTTTAATAATTGTGAATTCCATCGTATCTGAAAACCTTTTTACAAAATAGTACGAATCACCATCAAAAACAAGGTTAATTTCAATTGTTTACCGAAGAGCTGAGTTCATTCGGAAAAGCTAACCGTTTTTAATTTCAGGAATTTCAAAAAAATTGGCTTGATATTCCTCAATATATTTATTATTTTTTAAACCATATTTGTCAACTCAACCAATGGAGGGAACCCTTCGGAAAATTGTTACGATAATTGGTATAGAAATCGACAAAAACCTATCGTGAAAAACGTAGAAAATCCAATCCATCCATGGGACGTACAGGTTTGAATAAAGGTGTAGCCCTCACGTGGGTGGTGGTGTTTATTCTGTTTGTGCTGATTTCCGAAGCGTTCTCTGCATCCCGTCAGAAACAATCGGCAACTCTTGGATTGCGGGTCGGTCCGCCTCCGAATAAGGTGTGTGCCCCGCTTTTTAAGGAAGAATATGCCGGGCTGAAACAGATTTCCATCAACCACCCCTATTTGCAAAATCATTTACGAGGTCTGAAACGAGAGTTTAAGATTGACTCGACACGATCGTATGTAACCGTGTCGGAATCCTTTTTGGGCCGCTGGTTTCGGTTCCCCACATTTGTCCCGTTTAAAGATTATTTGTCGCTTGGAATTGCACACCAGAATCGGACCCTCTGGCAGAAGGGGGTTCATGACCGGATTTTTGGAAAACGTCTTCAAAAACAGGGGGGAAAGGGAATTGGTTTTGATATTCCGATTCCGATTAAAAGTCAGGCTTTTCAGAAAATTTTCGGCGGAGCGTCTGTCGGTTTAAAAGTCGTTGGAAACATTAATATTGACGGCGGCCTGCGCCACGAAAAGCGCAGCGAAGTTAAAACCGCCATTAACCGCCAATCCGACTACAATTTCAAAATGAAGCAGACGCAGCGATTCACGGTAAAGGGGAATGTCGGGAAAAAGGTGAACGTCTATGTCGATCAGGACAGTGAACGGCCCTTTGAATTTGACAACGCCATTCGTCTGGAGTACAAGGGATTTGATGATGAAATCATCAAAAGCATTAAAGCCGGGAATATCGCCCTTTCCCTGCCGGCAACCCAATTTGTTACGTTTAGCGGAAAAAATTCCGGCTTGTTTGGGATTAAAGCGAATGCGCAAATTGGGAATTTGAATATTACGGCCATCGCCAGTCAGGAAAAGGGGCAGAAGAAGAAATTAAGCATTCAGGGCGGTGCCACCGAGGACGAAAACAAGATTCAGGATTACCAGTACCGAAAAGGCACGTACTTTTTTCTGAACGATTATTACCGGAATTATTACCGAAAGGTGAATTCCGATGGGCTGCATGAATACGACCCAAAACGGGTGATCTCAAAAATCGAGCTGTACAAATCGGATGTGCGTTACGAAAGCAAACCCGGGTCTTTGCCGGGGTGGGCCATTGCCGACATCAATGGAACTCACCCGGAAAATCCGGATACCAATACGGTTGATCAGAGACACTACCGGGGTTATTTTTTAAGGATTGATCCGACTGACTATTACGTCGATCGGGAACTGGGTTACATTGCGCTGAATTCTCCGCTTCGGGAGGGCGAAGTGTTGGCGGCCGCTTACCGCGATACGTCCGGCTCTGAGGTAGGGGACATCCATTATGTGGACGACGGCACCAATAAACGCATTATTTTGCAGCTCATCCGCCCCAAAAATCCCCGTCCCTCCGACCCAACCTGGAAGCTGGAATGGCGCAATGTGTACTTTCTGGGTTCCCGAAACATCAACAAGGACGGCTTTAATCTGAAAATATTTTACAAACCGCCGTCAGGGGATCCTCAGGAAACACAGATGGTGAACGGAAAGCCCGTGTCCTATTTGCAGATTTTTGGCCTGGACAAACGGGATCTGAACGGAAATCCGACACCGGATAATATTCTGGATGATGATCCCAACATAATTAACTGGGCGCGCGGAGAGCTCATTTTCCCCAGCTTAACTCCGTTTGCACCGGCCAAAACAGAAAACAGCCTTCTGGATTCCACCAAATATGTGCGGGCGATTTACGATACTACCGATTATCAGTACATTACGTCCAAGAGCAATTTTTACATTTCGGTGAAGGCCAAAATCCGCCAGCCGAATTACAATTTGGGATTTAATGTCATTGAAAACAGCGAAGTTATTACGCTGAATGGACGGCGTCTGGTCAAAGGGGTGGATTACATTATCGATTATTTTTCCGGAAGTTTAACGATTCTGGATGAAGCGGCCACAGACCCCAACGCCTCTCTCAACATCACCTACGAAAGCAATCAGCTTTTTCAGATCGATCGAAAAACGCTGCTGGGCATGCGCTGGGATTACCAGCTTTTTAACGATTCGTTTATTGGCGGCACGTTTCTGTATTTAAACCAGAGTACCATTGATCAGAAAATACGGCTGGGGCAAAACGGCCCCATGACCAATTTTGTGTGGGATCTGAACTCCAAACTCAATTTTAATCCCAATTTTCTCACAAAAGCCGTCAATGCGCTTCCAATTGTCCAAACGCGTGAACCCTCAACG from Calditrichota bacterium includes the following:
- the sufD gene encoding Fe-S cluster assembly protein SufD, which codes for METQLKDEKIDKQAVLRLSEQLAEPGWLREYRLRALERFMREPWPTGKEEEWRKTKIRHFQGENFTVPADPFSYPGKGSGAKLPPGLNGLLGEASLHAGLLVQMGQKPPFKRLSEEARAQNVLVSDLPRAVREYPDWVKPFLDNRETNAAGGKLEVLHEAFWNAGALVRVPSNTALEKPIVLVTHFSGMEESVFPQTLIAAEPNSRVHILEVVTSELPASRLSVNRRVKILAAEGARIDYSLLLLNSGNETAYSSLTAVGHRSSSLHVRLFQMGGRLSKTHIQTDLIGEGASANIRGLYFADXXQHMDFNTIQNHFERFTESNLLFKGAAGGQARSAYRGVIHIVPQAQETNAYQKNANLLLSREAHVDSNPVLEIEANEVRCSHGASTGPVDREELFYLQSRGLSPKLAQRLIVEGYFNEIISLLPLESLQDAVRQAIDQKIELSDFN
- a CDS encoding DUF438 domain-containing protein; protein product: MSEIINNRQQRVDIMKALIRQLHDGVAEERVQNQLEKMLVEADYSDVFLMEMQLIQEGVPQESIQRLCDTHTRVLKKQLDLQETPETTPGHPVHTFVQENKAIAFTTQKIRRLFDQIDGLPPQEDAMPQMLEIHARLNDLMDIDKHYRRKENLLFPYFEKKNMPGPPAVMWGKHDDVRRQLKSVLSALQGISEIEASEARAFNRLAVETVLDAIDDMIYKEEKVLFPTAMDLLDEQEWYEIYNQSDEIGYCLFDPQFKWVPEGSVVESVNEGNFETGRIHMPTGYVSLTELMAIFKTMPFDLTFVDKDDIVRYFSPGQNRIFDRSRAILGRKVQYCHPPKSMHIVNQILNDFKSNKQNEARFWIRLGPRLVYIVYYALRDDQNNYLGTLEVTQDVTEINQLEGERRLLEYDEK
- a CDS encoding cysteine desulfurase, producing MAVDVQFKSMGSEWSAPNDSLECRKDFPILSQKINNHPLVFLDNAASTQKPLSVIRKMQKTYEDGYANVHRGAYQLSAQITDEYERSRQKIADFIHAPGMQNVIFTKNGSESINLVAYSWGRHFLKSGDEIIITEMEHHSNLIPWQILAQEKDVVLRVIPVLDDGTLDLETYESLLSDKTKLVAVTHVSNVLGTVNPVAKIVQMAHDAGARVLVDGAQSTPHFPVDVQALDCDFFTFSGHKMLGPTGIGVLYGKEDILDEMPPFLGGGDMIADVWIDHATYSDLPFKFEAGTPPFVEAIGLGAAIDYLNAIGMDRVWQHEQEITQYALSKLKNLPRIRLFGPDTNRAGVVSFCLDDIHPHDVATVLDQYGVAIRTGHHCAQPLMRRFGIPGTARASFYIYNTLLEVDQLIHALHKTREFFG
- a CDS encoding SUF system NifU family Fe-S cluster assembly protein, which translates into the protein MALEELYQEIILDHYKHPRNKGKIENPDIQEHAKNPLCGDEINISAKVENGVITEVKFWGQGCSISQSSASLLTEALKGKSLEEAKHLIWIFQEMLSGHDLPEAENIDWGELEALRGVTKFPARLKCATLAWNTVQKGIEIFEKKP
- a CDS encoding Glu/Leu/Phe/Val dehydrogenase, which codes for MAKEKLNPFKIAQQQLDEAAERLGLDEATRELLRWPSREIWVTIPVKMDDGSVKVFHGFRVMYSNARGPAKGGIRWHPEETIDTVRALAAWMTWKTSVVDIPLGGGKGGIVCNPKEMSDGEKERLARGYIRKIGHFLAVNKDVPAPDVYTTPQIMAWMVDEYETMMGYNHPGMITGKPLELGGSQGRGDATARGGVYTVREAANALGIDASKTTYAIQGFGNAGQFAALLHKEILKGGKLVAVSDSSGGVYNADGFDPKALVDHKLKTGKVTGFPGAKSITNEELLELDVDVLYPAALEEVITEDNANNIKAKIICELANGPTTPAADEILFKNGVFVIPDFLANAGGVTVSYFEQVQNTYNYYWELEDVHQQLDRKMTKAFHAVYDVHKQENVHMRLAAYLVSVKRVAEACKLRGWV